One Microbacter margulisiae genomic window carries:
- a CDS encoding glycogen/starch synthase: MREAIKVLFITQEITPFLPESEIATLCRYLPQAVQDRGNEIRAFMPKFVTINERRNQLHEVQRLSGMNIIIDDTDHPLIIKVASLQAARMQVYFIDNEDYFHRRNILADENGIEYKDNGERTIFFARGVLETIKKLRWTPDVIHCHGWMTALVPLYIKHAYSDDPCFRNAKMVYSIYNDEFNTPFQKNYGEILRIDGVKEEYLSAIKNNPIDFNAVTKLAIDFSDAVIQGSQTIQENLVNYITLKTNRPFLPYQAPDNYTDAYIELYKSIL; this comes from the coding sequence ATGAGGGAAGCTATCAAGGTATTGTTTATTACACAGGAGATTACACCTTTTCTTCCTGAATCGGAAATTGCCACACTTTGTCGTTATTTACCACAAGCAGTACAAGATCGAGGAAACGAAATTCGAGCTTTCATGCCAAAATTCGTAACAATTAACGAAAGAAGGAACCAATTACATGAAGTACAACGGCTTTCCGGGATGAACATTATTATTGACGACACTGACCATCCGTTAATTATCAAAGTAGCCTCTTTGCAAGCTGCGCGTATGCAAGTTTATTTTATTGACAATGAAGATTATTTCCACCGTCGGAATATTTTGGCGGATGAAAATGGCATCGAATATAAAGACAATGGCGAGCGCACTATTTTTTTCGCCAGAGGAGTATTGGAAACTATAAAAAAATTACGCTGGACACCTGATGTTATTCACTGCCACGGCTGGATGACTGCACTCGTCCCACTATATATCAAACATGCTTATTCGGACGATCCATGTTTTCGCAATGCAAAGATGGTTTATTCCATATATAACGATGAATTCAACACTCCATTTCAGAAAAACTATGGAGAAATACTACGTATTGATGGAGTAAAAGAAGAGTATTTGAGCGCAATTAAAAATAATCCTATAGATTTCAACGCTGTTACTAAACTGGCTATTGACTTTTCAGATGCTGTTATTCAGGGAAGTCAAACCATACAAGAAAATTTAGTCAACTATATTACCTTAAAAACAAATCGTCCTTTTTTACCATACCAAGCACCTGATAACTATACAGACGCTTACATCGAGCTCTATAAGTCAATTTTATAA
- a CDS encoding DUF4270 domain-containing protein, translating into MKYFLSVIAIVAMVIVSSCTDSSSDLGLSIRPSGDLIAVGTDTFGISTSNYIVPNMVSPNDTFLLGNYYDPKYGTTKGEILAQFTCPIGFQFPAGAHPDSLSLYILFNNWFGASQSPLRISAYEMDGTPLSYNTTYYTDLNIADYCSKNILLGNRIMAAIPDTVADSATYQPHLTYKFSQAEVQKFYNAASNGAFDSQSTFTNYFKGIYLTSDYGNGAVWYVNRLYMELYFHYNAFINNKDTTLTSGLVFPASKDVRQINRITHPDISQIPAVPDSVTYICAPAGIYTQVNIPVARIVNRIKARWSGKVNSINHAELRMEVTERDTVDAYVMHIPSYLVLVPKTKINSFRVGDTTLITAAYNSTDHYYSFDLSSYLTRELRSSNPPATDQLLVIPVSITSRSAAGYIAGLAPKVNLNAVVLRTSKSVSPLRLEVVYNGF; encoded by the coding sequence ATGAAATATTTTCTTTCTGTTATAGCAATTGTTGCCATGGTGATTGTATCATCATGTACTGATTCATCAAGTGATTTAGGTCTATCCATACGTCCCTCAGGAGATTTAATTGCTGTGGGAACAGATACCTTTGGTATTAGCACTTCCAATTACATCGTTCCCAATATGGTTTCCCCAAACGATACTTTCTTATTAGGCAACTACTATGACCCTAAGTATGGAACAACTAAAGGTGAAATACTGGCTCAATTCACCTGTCCGATTGGATTTCAATTTCCAGCAGGAGCACATCCGGATTCGTTGTCATTATACATCCTATTCAATAATTGGTTTGGAGCTTCACAGTCTCCTTTGCGAATTAGTGCATACGAAATGGATGGTACTCCTTTGAGTTATAATACAACGTATTATACAGATCTAAACATTGCAGACTACTGTAGCAAGAATATTCTTTTAGGGAATCGTATCATGGCTGCAATTCCCGATACAGTTGCTGATTCTGCTACATACCAACCCCATCTTACATACAAATTCTCCCAAGCAGAAGTGCAGAAATTTTATAATGCAGCAAGCAATGGTGCGTTTGATAGTCAAAGCACTTTCACCAATTATTTTAAAGGCATTTATCTGACATCTGATTATGGGAATGGAGCGGTTTGGTATGTAAATCGCTTATACATGGAACTTTATTTCCATTATAATGCTTTTATAAACAACAAAGACACAACGTTAACCTCAGGATTAGTATTTCCAGCCAGCAAAGACGTTCGACAGATAAATCGAATCACACACCCCGATATCTCACAAATACCAGCTGTGCCGGATAGTGTTACTTATATCTGTGCACCGGCAGGAATCTATACCCAAGTGAATATTCCCGTCGCACGCATTGTCAATCGGATTAAAGCTCGTTGGAGTGGCAAAGTCAATAGCATTAACCATGCTGAACTACGGATGGAAGTTACTGAACGGGACACAGTTGATGCATACGTAATGCACATTCCAAGCTATTTAGTATTGGTTCCAAAGACAAAAATCAACTCCTTCCGGGTTGGAGATACCACGTTGATTACGGCTGCATATAACTCAACCGATCATTATTATAGTTTTGATCTGTCAAGTTATCTGACCCGAGAACTCCGCAGCTCGAACCCACCTGCTACTGACCAATTGTTAGTTATTCCCGTAAGTATAACTTCAAGATCGGCGGCAGGTTATATTGCAGGTTTAGCCCCAAAAGTAAATTTAAATGCAGTAGTCTTACGCACTAGCAAGAGCGTTTCTCCTTTACGCTTAGAAGTTGTTTATAATGGATTTTAG